The Streptomyces achromogenes DNA segment GAGCTCCGTCGGCGCCCCACGGCAGGACCGGCTGCCGGTGGAACTACCTCCCGCACGACCTGCCGCCGAAGTCAGCCGTCTCCTACTACTTCGCGGCCTGGCGCGAAGTACGGCGCGGACGTGAGGATCAACGTTCTGCTGCGTTGGCAGGTCCAGGAGGAGGCCGGGCGCTCGGCGGACCCGATCCTGGTCGTGATCTCAACGGTCGCTATGGGTGGCGCTGATAGGCCCATGGCGCCACGACCGCTGGTCGCCCCTCCGTTACAGCTGGCACGTGCCCGGCTATGCGCGCGCCAGGCACTACTACCATCGCGTCCGAATCCGTATACATAGACCAATACGTCAGACCGCGTTTGAGATCTCACTCTAGACGGATAGGTGACAGGGTCATGAGCGCCTGTTGTCCCAGGTAGCGCCTATGGTTCCGCCCATGAGCGTTCCCCAGGTCATCCCCATCAGGCATGAACCTGACTACCGCACGAGCACCATCGGGCGGTGGCAGGGCGGCCAGTTCTTCGCCTCGGTCACTGCGGCCTTCCCCGAGGGCTGGAGCGGCGACGACTGGCAGTCCCAGAAACGTTGGTGTGCCGTGCTCCATCGGTTCGACGGGGCTGGCCGGCACCTGGACTCGCGTATCCAGTTCACCGGCACCACGGCGGACGGCGAGAAGAAGGCGATCGACGCAGCCCGGCTGCTGCTTGCCCAGTGGCTGGACGCTCTGCCGGAGCGGCAGTACCAGGACATTGCGATCGCGCCCTTCGAGGTCCGGTTCGAGGGAGCCCTGTTCGGCCTGGTCGTGGAGGAAGACGTGGACGAGGAGGATGACGGTGTGTGGGTCGAGTTCTATCCCGACGGTCTGGGCTTCAACGCGCCCTGGGACGGTTGCTACGACACCTGAGCCGAGCCAGCGAGGAGCCGCGGACCGCTCCGGACGGCTGCCCGGCCCCGGGAGAGCCGGCGCACCATCACGCCGATCATCGCCCAGCGGATCATCGTCTCCGCGTAGGCCGGGTTGGTCTCGTAGTCCCGTGCAAGACGTCGGTGTGCGATGAGCCACGAGAAGGTGCGTTCGACGGCCCAACGCTTGGGCTGGACCCGGAAGCCGCGCTGGCCTGGGTCTTTGCGCACGATGTCCAGCTCGCGTCCGAGGACATGGGCGGTCCAGTCGACCAAGCGGCCGGCGAAGCCCTGGTCCGCCCAGATCTTCTGAACACTCGGGTGGTCGAGCCGGGTCCACAGCAGCGAGCGACGGGCACCGTCGCGGTCCTGGACGTTGGCCGCGACGACGTGCACGGCCAGGAGGAGGCCGAGGGTGTCGGTGACGATGAACCGCTTGCGGCCCTTCACTTTCTTCCCCGCGTCGAAACCCCTGGTTGCGGCCAGGACGGTATCTGCGGTGCGGACGGACTGGGAGTCGATCAGCGCGGCAGTCGGTTCGGCATTCCTGCCGTCGGCTTTGCGAACCTTGCCGCGCAGGGCATCGTGGATGCGCTCGACGGTGCCGTCGTCGTGCCACCAGGTGAAGTACCAGTAGGCGGTGGGCCAGGGCGGGAAGTCCTTCGGCAGCTGCCGCCAGGCGCACCCGGTCCGGACCACATAGAAGATCGCCTCCGCGATCCGCCGCCGCGGATGCTTCTCCCGCCGCCCACCCTTCGGTCCCACCCTCGCCGCTGGCAGCAACGGCTCGACCAGCGCCCACTGCTCGTCCGTCAAATCCGACGGATACCCACCCACGGCACCACTCACGCAGGGCTCGCCTCCCGACCCAAGGTACGGCAGATCTCCAACGCGGTCTCAGGCGGTATTACCACAACCCCTACGTCCAAGCCTGCTTCTTCGGCGACGCCGGGAATGGATTGGTTGCATGAGCGACCAAGGCTGCCCACCGGTCGTGGTACGCGGCCGGTATAGGTTGCGGCACGGGCATAGCGGCCCGCCGCTGGCAACGGTAACCCAAGCCCGCACACTGGCAGTTGGCCGCGTGACTCGTAGATCGCGTTCTGACATGGCGGTCCGCGGCTGGAGCTGGAGAGGACTGAGCAAATGAGGAGTTCACGACGGATGAGTGACCGGCCAAAGTCGGGAGAAAGTAAACTCCAAAATTATGTCGGAGTGGGTTTCTGCATTGTATCCATGACGGCTATTGGGGTCATTTTTGGGCGCAGCCTTCCTGTGTGGGCGCCAGCGGCCTTCGGGGCGGCGATCGGCTATGCATGCTGGCTGGCGTACCGTTCGTGGAGGAGGAAGATATCCCCTTCGAAGTGACGAATCCGGAACGCCGTACCCGCGCCGGTGCCGCTGGCGACACCGGCGCCGTGGCGATGATGCCAATCAAAGCCAGCGCTACGCGCTGAACGAGCCTGCCGGGCGTGGCTGTGCGGCCACGCCCGGCAGCCTCTTCCTGTTCTTTCTACTGCCGTTTCCCGCTGCCTTCGGGGGGTGCCTCTATGTCCTGCCTGCGCTGGTCATGCGACGGCTACTTCAGCAGGGCGGGGTTCGTAGAAGGTGCCGCCAGGCGCTGATCTGGGCTTCTGGCCCGGCGTTGTTCGTGGACGGCGCGGAGCGAGCGGGCCAGGGAGGGGATCACGATGTCGAGAGTGCCGGTGCCCGGGACGACGACGGTCTGCTCGTCGAGGGCGTCGAAGACCTCGTCGATCAGCCTGGCGGCCATGCGCAGGGCTAGGACTTTTCTCGTTTTGGCTTTCATACGGACAGCGGCCGGCGGCTGGGCGATCGGCTATGGCGTAATCGTCCCGCTTCACACCTTGAGCACTTGCTCAAAGCAGCGCCGCAAGCGCATCAGAAAGCGCTGGTGTGCGCCTCCCACCTGTTGTGGAAGCCCGACGACCAGCCGCCGCTATGAGGCATCGTGCTTCCTCTGCCGAAGGGCCACTGCGCCCACCATCGAGAAGACCACGAGCAGCACGCCGCCTGCGCGGAGGGGGCCAACCAGCCACTCCGACCGGCGGTCTGCAAGGTCGAAGCCGCCGAACGCACCGACTGCGCAGCCTGTCAGCACGAAACCGACGGCGGAGCAACGCATCAACCACACTGGGGCGCCTGCCATCAAACCGCGGACCCTCTCCGGCCAGCGCCAGGACCAGCACCCTGTACAGACGATCAGTACTCCCGCTACCAGCAACACCCCGTCACCCACAACCTCCCACATTCTCCCTCCCCTTCTGCCGCGGCATCCCATGAGGAACGCGGCTGGCTCACCCCGTCGCCGAGCCGACTGACAGCCTCAAGCTCCTTGGCTTAGTTCCCGTGAGTTGCCCGGTTGTAGAGCCAGAGTGCGACGATCGGCGCGATGGGGTAAGCGGCCGCCGACCACGGCTGGGACACCCAGTGCTGGGCGGCTACCACCAAAGCGGCGAGAGCCAGCCAGCTGAACGACAACCACGGCCGCTTGACCACTATGCCGCAGGCTGTCCCCGAGCGGCCACCGAAGCTCTGTCTGCACGCTGGTCCGCCCGACCGCGCTGATCCCATGGCCGTACCTCAGGCACTCGTAGGCATGAGGCCCCGACTGAGTCACGGACCAGCCCCGTGGTTCGGCTCGTCATACGGCGTCGACAGCAGCTGATTGGTTCTCGATCCATGCCAGCCCTCCGAGGTCCAGTCGGCGGCGGGCGCGAGTGACGGCGACGTAGGCAAGGCGTGCGTCCGTGTCGCTC contains these protein-coding regions:
- a CDS encoding IS5 family transposase encodes the protein MPYLGSGGEPCVSGAVGGYPSDLTDEQWALVEPLLPAARVGPKGGRREKHPRRRIAEAIFYVVRTGCAWRQLPKDFPPWPTAYWYFTWWHDDGTVERIHDALRGKVRKADGRNAEPTAALIDSQSVRTADTVLAATRGFDAGKKVKGRKRFIVTDTLGLLLAVHVVAANVQDRDGARRSLLWTRLDHPSVQKIWADQGFAGRLVDWTAHVLGRELDIVRKDPGQRGFRVQPKRWAVERTFSWLIAHRRLARDYETNPAYAETMIRWAMIGVMVRRLSRGRAAVRSGPRLLAGSAQVS